gtcaaaaaatcgCTCTAATACCCcattttaatttcccgcaCCCCAAGCGACGCCATACCTGCGCGTTGCGAATCTAAGaatgtaaaattttccctagatttttttattgtaatcctttttgcacattttcaataaaaaaaccatGTTAGAGCAGAATGAACCCCAGGTTGCCCTGCTAAGAGATCATATTACCTGTGACCTGATGTCTTTCAGGTGGAGGAGACTCTGTGTCCGACCACCTTTGGTTAGAAGCTAACAGTTGCTGCGAATCCTCATCAAGGCAGCGTTGAGGAAACGTTACACCATCCCCGAGACTGCAAATTCGGGGATTTGCGACATTTATTTTACAGTTACACCCGCGGCACAAAACGCACAACTTTACACTTTCTCTCTTTAGCTGAATCTAAAATGCGAGGTTAGAAAATGGACAAATCCGGACTGTCACTGGGGTTAGTCGAAACGAAAACGAGAGTAGGTGTTAGAACAGACACAACATGCAAAACCAATCGGCGACACATGCAAAAACGAGTTTCTAACCTTTGCTGGGTATTGCCCATGGCTTCATAACAGGTCATAGATCTTATTGGGAATTTCAGGCCATCCCCCATACTAGAACAGTGGTGAATGATTTGACAAAAGGAGGAATAATGTGTatataagataaaaataaatggctgGACAACGATTTCTAGTCCATTTTCCGTAGAGCATTTTACAACCAGTCTccaaagagaagaaaaatgtaaacTTGGATGACAAAGGGAAAGTAGTTTTTCCTCAAACGTGCAGACCTTCACGAAATTGAATATTGCCGAGAGTTACAAATAGAAAgccgaaattttgttttaattaataacaatattttcggattatttgatgaaatttaacgagattaattttaaaatttaaaatgtaactttattcaaaaatgtaaaatgattCAATTTCTAAACTTTTGGTCCAGTCCGTAACTCGAAAACAATGAAATCACGAGAGGTGAACACGTTTGAGGCGTTTAAAACGAACCCATTTCACTCACCTAgtaaaaattggaagaaaCCAGAGAGCTTTGTTGTCCCCGAAAACCTCCTGAAAGTTGTTATACCTGCCGAGGCTGAAGCCGTCCTTGTCAGGCCCGGAGTGAAAAATTGGCGCCCTGAACGACTCTAcagggaaaaaaataatctacgtATTGAAAGaaacttataaaataaataaatgcatcacCTAGCGTTGATCTGTTTTTCGTGATCAAGTAGCAGTGATACGAAAAGAGAGAGCCCAAGGATATGGCGAACATGACCGCGACGAAAAAGAGGAACAATATGTGGAACTTGCCCATGCCCTCTAGGTGGCCCTGCGATGTGAACTGTCACTCGAGTGTGTTAATGTTAATCATTTGGGGActaaaaaaaaggattttgatAAACGGGCTCTCAAGTCACCTTCCAAAACGCGACGAAATATTGCAGGCTGGTCAAgctgataaaaatgcaatagaTGAGGCCGTAGCCCAGAAACAGCACGAAGAACTTGTAGTTTTTAAAGGCCACGCAATTGTTGACCCAGGGACAGTGGTGGTCCATTTTCGGCACGCACTTTCGACACACACTGCAGTGGTGCGTACGGTCTGGCTTCACGTGGTAGCACTTCTCACAATACCGTgcagctgcaaaattttaaacagttttaaaacaaataaaaacgtttaattttcagtctaGTTTTTTCCACAGCACGGAAAAGAATGGTTATTTAACCGTAACATAAGTCTTCATGTCAAACACACGTTGCTAGAGAAGCTAAAATGgtctaaatttcaatttttccgccTTGGCTACGTCTTTTTTCCActtccatttgaaaattcctgaaatttatTGGTAAAAATGTCAGATTTCATGATTTTCCTACGTTCCCGCgctttatttgcaaaaaattccacgccttcttaaaaaattgcccGGGAACCACGCcctttatctaaaaaaaaactctatcGGTTAATCGataaaaacgtcaaattatgattttcatgCGCTGTGTGGCCCGCATGCCACGCctttttcgaaataattttacaaagaaTTGCGGTAAACTACGCCTCCTTTTCAAAATCTCTGAGAATTCTCAGTATAAAACCGTCAAATTTCGTGATATTCTCGCTCATACGCACCCAAAAAACGCCTcctttattatattaattcttAGGAACCACGCCCACATTTTCCCGCGCTTAGTGAcgcctaatttttaaaccacgCCCCtgtttcaaaatgtaaaactgatgaaaattgcgattttcccgcgcttcgCGACAAGTACCAAGCCTTCTTCAAGCAAATTTCTTGGGAACCTCGcccctttttcaaaatttccacgtTCTCTCTGTAGTATTACACGATTTACAAACTGTGCCACGCcttcatttaataattaccCGGTTAACCACGcccctattttaaaatttctgcgaGTTCCAATGcgattttcaactttttcatgcttttttaatttgttaggGTGCCACGCtcccttttcaaaattcctaCTAATTTTGCCGTCTTTCAGCAGTTGCTGAGGTTAGTGTGGTTGCATATCAAATAGTGggttttcttaaatttaatcgtTGATTTCCGTATTTTTTAACTACCGAACATTTGTTTTGCAGCTGTTTTCCTGTTTTTAAACCAACAGGGTTGCCAAATACTCAAaaccttcaaaataaataataaaaacaagtggttttcaatttgttgaaaaactaTTCTCACCTCCATTCATAGTTGTATTACTGACAGGCAAATTTCGAGCAAAGCTGTCCAGCAGCTGACGAGTGGTGCCCTCAGAATCAGCTTCATTCAGTCTATCGTACAGTGATTGTGGTAGtttgaactgaaaatttacaaaagtattatgtatttatttttgtttgtaagcaaatatcaaataataaaatgagaaaattttgatgaaaattgatttctgaAGCAACTTACCTCAGGAGGAACCCCTCCAACATCCGTGAAGATGGTTTTTATGTAGGACCACATgaatatcacaaaaattagatGGTACCCCGCCAAATATATAactagaaaatgaaaataatcagGGTTACGtgtcgagaaataaaaaccacaGATGTTATGAATACAATCATAAACTAAATCAACTTACTCTGATCTAAGACAGAGTTGACAGTGACTGAAAAACGgagataaaaattagtaaagaTAACAATTACATTATATTGTACAATAAAAGGTGACTCACGGATGCAGAGCTCGTAGACATAGGCGTAATAGGACCAGGCAATGATGGACATGATGAACACCACCGGTATCCATTTGACCAGCAAAAAGCAGTGCTGGCACGACTGCCGGATGGGGTTTGTGTTTCGGGGGTGGCTCACCCTCGGCTCCATACTGGTCATCATTTGTATCTATGTATTCCTTTTCGTAAGGAGGCAGGACGTCTCGAGACTGATGTCTTGTGCGATTCTCCGATTAAAAGGTCATCGAACCGCGCCGAACCTGAGCGAGAAAGCCGCGCCGGTCGAATTAGCAGCGAGTTTTCTTCATTTTGACTACGTCTCAATGATTTTGAGGCCAAACGTGAAGGAAAATCGCTGAGAAACTGATCCGACTGCAGATAACTGTAATGGGTTGCCGACTGGCACGCCCACCTTTCGAGAATTTAAAGGACGCAGCGCAGCGAGTGCCGGACAGCGCGAAATATTCGAATTTGTTTGATATTGCAGCTTGTTTTGAAACTTGCGTGACGGGATATTAAAGACGGAATAACTTTTTTCTAACCGTTTACAAATGTGAATGTGAAGCGCCACAAAGCAACTTGGAcataaaaagcagaaaagaaaagcaaaataaaatgatttaatggAAAAACAATACACAATAATattgcttatttatttcatcatgCATTCTTACTGGTAAATAagtcataatatttttgttatggttcaattcgttaaaaatacaataaaaaatagtaacaTCAATAGTTTAATTAggatttttgctaaaaatcaaccttcttttttaaaaatccggGACCACACCTCTGTCTCCAATATCTTGCAAGTTCTCGGTAATATCATTAATATAATAACATCTTTctgattttcccgcgctttgaGATACTCTCGCTACGCcctttttagttaatttttcgaatttttcttgagaattttattctaatgatGAGTTTCTTGAGTACAGGTCTACTATGTAGCGAAACATACATACTTTGCTAGCGACAcagacaattaaaaatgtatacacTATGGTGGTCTTCATTgatgtttttcaattattttttgtgtgactaaatttgtaaatatgcggGCAGGATTGAAGGAGCTTCAATTTTGTACCGTTgtttataaacaaataaatataacttaaCTTAACTTAACCACGCCCACATTTCAGAATACCCGCGAGTTACGCCCTTCTCCAGCGGTTTCTGCTAAGAAAGAAATTTGTGGACGTGtgttttcccaaaaaaaaaaaaacatttttttaaaaaaattcggcCATTGCTTCCAAcggttggaaaaattttactgattATTCACAGGATGTTCTCCTGAGCTCTGTGTTAAATTGATTACATTAATAAATGTTGATGGAGTTTCTTTACGCAGTGGCGACTAGTTCACCCCCGGCGCACACTCGGTGCGGCCGCCCACTCGATATTGAATGCAGCGCGAAGCAGAGCCGCGACCGCCGCTTGACCAAGGGTGGATTTATTTCAGTCATGCGGTCAGTGCGTGCAGCGTAACACTTTATTTGTCGCTCTAATTTTccgagagaaagaaatatcTAGGCTGACAGATATGTTCCCATTATTTGGATTTCATCGCCATTGAAAGGAATATTTCGCAGGTGAGAAACTTAAATTCTTAATTGGAGTGTTTTAAATGCAAGTTATACTATTTGACtctgataaaaattgcattaaatttgagctttgttaaaattatttttttcatgatttgaaTAGTTCCAACAATTGgtgcagattaaatttttaaatccatttacagagaaaaaaacaattttgtatttttagctATGTAAAGCTGTcctttatattaaatttgctttaacaagagggaaaatttaaggaatttgACCATGTTCAACTGTTTATCAATGTTTTTTGCTATATTTCAATCTCTCTGATCGAGATCTTTCCAACAGTGGTTGaatttttagggaaaatcccgaaattttgtaataaatcgtgattttacagtaggTAGCCAGTGCTTGATTAATTTAGAATCCGATTTTTCCcatgaattttaagaaatttgtaaagaggaaaatcatatttcaggATGTGTCAGTTCCCATCCactttaaaagttatttattgatttgtcGCGAGCATAGCGGAATGTTGTGGCGcgtcagcggcggcggcggggtcTTTGTTCGCTGCTCTTGTGTGTGCATTGTCAATGCTCGCCAATAATTTATCACTCCTCGAGCGCGCAGAGACCTTCACACATCACACAGCACGGCGCAAAAGTGAAAAGGTGTATTAACCTTGCCGCAACAAAGCCGAAATAACGGATATTGGTGAAATTACTTGAGACGTCGCCctttgaaggaaaaaaggGTACTTTTAGGATTGCTTTCATCGATCGCACCAATGCGCcactgcgatttttttttaattttagtctgTTAGGCGAAATGGAAATCGGAAACTCGATTAGGGTGTTATACATGTTTCGAAAACACTCGGTTTGatgaataatatgaaaatatcaGGAATTTGGGAAAGTCAGCATTTCGGAGCTTACAAAATTGCGATTATTTCGAGTTCTAATGAAGCTAGAACATAAAAATCTGTGCCAAAAGGTGCCTTTTTAGACGGCCAAAGCACTCAAATTCAAACTAaacattttggaattttacaaaattagttattttggAGAGtatccttaaattttaaatatctttaaaacgatctctttaatatttttctaactaTGGAGTAAAATGTTGCCCCAAGTGTTTATAACAtgcttggaaattttcaggaaGGTTAAACCTTCCGTTTTTGAGATACAGACtgtcaaaggttgaaaaaaatgtattttcgaGTTcaggtaaattttgaaaaaacttaaattgcaCAATTTGTTGGTTTTTACCCTCTTCAACTGCTCTGGATCACCCCTGAGGTCAGACAAGTCCATTAGAATaggttataaattaaaacctggcgtcagggtagccctcgagCGATCGATTTCGGTAAATTCCCATTTGCGGCTACTTTAACGACgtctgacgggctctgtatattggttcaaattgcaagatctgcacaccgttggaatgGCCAAGTCAAGAAATTCCAGAATATGTCCAATTTAACCTTTTGGATGCCATCAGAGTGTTCAGGAACGCCCTGAGAAGCCAAAAGTCTCGTTGTAACTCggtttttgtgcaaaaaattacttttctgaGAAACTGCAGTTACAAATTTCCTTCAACGACTACGTTTCAATTCAACACGAATGGTCGATTGCATTACATGTcgctataaatatttaatttcctttcccTTTGTCCGATTACATATTCA
The nucleotide sequence above comes from Cloeon dipterum chromosome X, ieCloDipt1.1, whole genome shotgun sequence. Encoded proteins:
- the LOC135947216 gene encoding palmitoyltransferase ZDHHC20-B isoform X1, with product MMTSMEPRVSHPRNTNPIRQSCQHCFLLVKWIPVVFIMSIIAWSYYAYVYELCILTVNSVLDQIIYLAGYHLIFVIFMWSYIKTIFTDVGGVPPEFKLPQSLYDRLNEADSEGTTRQLLDSFARNLPVSNTTMNGAARYCEKCYHVKPDRTHHCSVCRKCVPKMDHHCPWVNNCVAFKNYKFFVLFLGYGLIYCIFISLTSLQYFVAFWKFTSQGHLEGMGKFHILFLFFVAVMFAISLGSLFSYHCYLITKNRSTLESFRAPIFHSGPDKDGFSLGRYNNFQEVFGDNKALWFLPIFTSMGDGLKFPIRSMTCYEAMGNTQQSLGDGVTFPQRCLDEDSQQLLASNQRWSDTESPPPERHQVTAELDVRIL
- the LOC135947216 gene encoding palmitoyltransferase ZDHHC20-B isoform X3, whose protein sequence is MMTSMEPRVSHPRNTNPIRQSCQHCFLLVKWIPVVFIMSIIAWSYYAYVYELCILTVNSVLDQIIYLAGYHLIFVIFMWSYIKTIFTDVGGVPPEFKLPQSLYDRLNEADSEGTTRQLLDSFARNLPVSNTTMNGAARYCEKCYHVKPDRTHHCSVCRKCVPKMDHHCPWVNNCVAFKNYKFFVLFLGYGLIYCIFISLTSLQYFVAFWKFTSQGHLEGMGKFHILFLFFVAVMFAISLGSLFSYHCYLITKNRSTLESFRAPIFHSGPDKDGFSLGRYNNFQEVFGDNKALWFLPIFTSMGDGLKFPIRSMTCYEAMGNTQQSLGDGVTFPQRCLDEDSQQLLASNQRWSDTESPPPERHQVTELDVRIL
- the LOC135947216 gene encoding palmitoyltransferase ZDHHC2 isoform X11, whose translation is MMTSMEPRVSHPRNTNPIRQSCQHCFLLVKWIPVVFIMSIIAWSYYAYVYELCILTVNSVLDQIIYLAGYHLIFVIFMWSYIKTIFTDVGGVPPEFKLPQSLYDRLNEADSEGTTRQLLDSFARNLPVSNTTMNGAARYCEKCYHVKPDRTHHCSVCRKCVPKMDHHCPWVNNCVAFKNYKFFVLFLGYGLIYCIFISLTSLQYFVAFWKFTSQGHLEGMGKFHILFLFFVAVMFAISLGSLFSYHCYLITKNRSTLESFRAPIFHSGPDKDGFSLGRYNNFQEVFGDNKALWFLPIFTRTGCENTVIEMPQPCV
- the LOC135947216 gene encoding palmitoyltransferase ZDHHC20-B isoform X4, which translates into the protein MMTSMEPRVSHPRNTNPIRQSCQHCFLLVKWIPVVFIMSIIAWSYYAYVYELCILTVNSVLDQIIYLAGYHLIFVIFMWSYIKTIFTDVGGVPPEFKLPQSLYDRLNEADSEGTTRQLLDSFARNLPVSNTTMNGAARYCEKCYHVKPDRTHHCSVCRKCVPKMDHHCPWVNNCVAFKNYKFFVLFLGYGLIYCIFISLTSLQYFVAFWKGHLEGMGKFHILFLFFVAVMFAISLGSLFSYHCYLITKNRSTLESFRAPIFHSGPDKDGFSLGRYNNFQEVFGDNKALWFLPIFTSMGDGLKFPIRSMTCYEAMGNTQQSLGDGVTFPQRCLDEDSQQLLASNQRWSDTESPPPERHQVTAELDVRIL
- the LOC135947216 gene encoding palmitoyltransferase ZDHHC20-B isoform X8, producing MMTSMEPRVSHPRNTNPIRQSCQHCFLLVKWIPVVFIMSIIAWSYYAYVYELCILTVNSVLDQIIYLAGYHLIFVIFMWSYIKTIFTDVGGVPPEFKLPQSLYDRLNEADSEGTTRQLLDSFARNLPVSNTTMNGAARYCEKCYHVKPDRTHHCSVCRKCVPKMDHHCPWVNNCVAFKNYKFFVLFLGYGLIYCIFISLTSLQYFVAFWKFTSQGHLEGMGKFHILFLFFVAVMFAISLGSLFSYHCYLITKNRSTLESFRAPIFHSGPDKDGFSLGRYNNFQEVFGDNKALWFLPIFTSMGDGLKFPIRSMTCYEAMGNTQQSRTGCENTVIEMPQPCV
- the LOC135947216 gene encoding palmitoyltransferase ZDHHC2 isoform X10, which encodes MMTSMEPRVSHPRNTNPIRQSCQHCFLLVKWIPVVFIMSIIAWSYYAYVYELCILTVNSVLDQIIYLAGYHLIFVIFMWSYIKTIFTDVGGVPPEFKLPQSLYDRLNEADSEGTTRQLLDSFARNLPVSNTTMNGAARYCEKCYHVKPDRTHHCSVCRKCVPKMDHHCPWVNNCVAFKNYKFFVLFLGYGLIYCIFISLTSLQYFVAFWKFTSQGHLEGMGKFHILFLFFVAVMFAISLGSLFSYHCYLITKNRSTLESFRAPIFHSGPDKDGFSLGRYNNFQEVFGDNKALWFLPIFTSRTGCENTVIEMPQPCV
- the LOC135947216 gene encoding palmitoyltransferase ZDHHC20-B isoform X7 — encoded protein: MMTSMEPRVSHPRNTNPIRQSCQHCFLLVKWIPVVFIMSIIAWSYYAYVYELCILTVNSVLDQIIYLAGYHLIFVIFMWSYIKTIFTDVGGVPPEFKLPQSLYDRLNEADSEGTTRQLLDSFARNLPVSNTTMNGAARYCEKCYHVKPDRTHHCSVCRKCVPKMDHHCPWVNNCVAFKNYKFFVLFLGYGLIYCIFISLTSLQYFVAFWKFTSQGHLEGMGKFHILFLFFVAVMFAISLGSLFSYHCYLITKNRSTLESFRAPIFHSGPDKDGFSLGRYNNFQEVFGDNKALWFLPIFTSLGDGVTFPQRCLDEDSQQLLASNQRWSDTESPPPERHQVTELDVRIL
- the LOC135947216 gene encoding palmitoyltransferase ZDHHC20-B isoform X5, which encodes MMTSMEPRVSHPRNTNPIRQSCQHCFLLVKWIPVVFIMSIIAWSYYAYVYELCILTVNSVLDQIIYLAGYHLIFVIFMWSYIKTIFTDVGGVPPEFKLPQSLYDRLNEADSEGTTRQLLDSFARNLPVSNTTMNGAARYCEKCYHVKPDRTHHCSVCRKCVPKMDHHCPWVNNCVAFKNYKFFVLFLGYGLIYCIFISLTSLQYFVAFWKFTSQGHLEGMGKFHILFLFFVAVMFAISLGSLFSYHCYLITKNRSTLESFRAPIFHSGPDKDGFSLGRYNNFQEVFGDNKALWFLPIFTSLGDGVTFPQRCLDEDSQQLLASNQRWSDTESPPPERHQVTAELDVRIL
- the LOC135947216 gene encoding palmitoyltransferase ZDHHC20-B isoform X9, whose protein sequence is MMTSMEPRVSHPRNTNPIRQSCQHCFLLVKWIPVVFIMSIIAWSYYAYVYELCILTVNSVLDQIIYLAGYHLIFVIFMWSYIKTIFTDVGGVPPEFKLPQSLYDRLNEADSEGTTRQLLDSFARNLPVSNTTMNGAARYCEKCYHVKPDRTHHCSVCRKCVPKMDHHCPWVNNCVAFKNYKFFVLFLGYGLIYCIFISLTSLQYFVAFWKFTSQGHLEGMGKFHILFLFFVAVMFAISLGSLFSYHCYLITKNRSTLESFRAPIFHSGPDKDGFSLGRYNNFQEVFGDNKALWFLPIFTSMGDGLKFPIRSMTCYEAMGNTQQRTGCENTVIEMPQPCV
- the LOC135947216 gene encoding palmitoyltransferase ZDHHC20-B isoform X6 — encoded protein: MMTSMEPRVSHPRNTNPIRQSCQHCFLLVKWIPVVFIMSIIAWSYYAYVYELCILTVNSVLDQIIYLAGYHLIFVIFMWSYIKTIFTDVGGVPPEFKLPQSLYDRLNEADSEGTTRQLLDSFARNLPVSNTTMNGAARYCEKCYHVKPDRTHHCSVCRKCVPKMDHHCPWVNNCVAFKNYKFFVLFLGYGLIYCIFISLTSLQYFVAFWKFTSQGHLEGMGKFHILFLFFVAVMFAISLGSLFSYHCYLITKNRSTLESFRAPIFHSGPDKDGFSLGRYNNFQEVFGDNKALWFLPIFTSLGDGVTFPQRCLDEDSQQLLASNQRWSDTESPPPERHQVTVLIEDDSD
- the LOC135947216 gene encoding palmitoyltransferase ZDHHC20-B isoform X2, with product MMTSMEPRVSHPRNTNPIRQSCQHCFLLVKWIPVVFIMSIIAWSYYAYVYELCILTVNSVLDQIIYLAGYHLIFVIFMWSYIKTIFTDVGGVPPEFKLPQSLYDRLNEADSEGTTRQLLDSFARNLPVSNTTMNGAARYCEKCYHVKPDRTHHCSVCRKCVPKMDHHCPWVNNCVAFKNYKFFVLFLGYGLIYCIFISLTSLQYFVAFWKFTSQGHLEGMGKFHILFLFFVAVMFAISLGSLFSYHCYLITKNRSTLESFRAPIFHSGPDKDGFSLGRYNNFQEVFGDNKALWFLPIFTSMGDGLKFPIRSMTCYEAMGNTQQSLGDGVTFPQRCLDEDSQQLLASNQRWSDTESPPPERHQVTVLIEDDSD